The Drosophila biarmipes strain raj3 chromosome X, RU_DBia_V1.1, whole genome shotgun sequence genome includes the window AATGGCCAGGGACAGTTGCCGTCGTCCGTCGCGGTATTGCCGAGCACGCCGGAGATTGCGAAAAGCAATTCAGCACCAACCTCCTCGCCAACCAATCCCATAGTCAATGGCTTCCTCAGCGTCTATCCGCCGGCCAGCAATGCGACATCTTCGGCTGCGACCACCAGCACATTGCCGCGCGTCTCGCCCAATGCCAGCAATAAGCTGGTGCCGCCACCGGTGGTCTCCACGTCCATTTCGATCAACCCAAACTATGTGGGAATCCCGCCGGGTGCCACGACGTCGACTTCGGGCATGGGAAAGGTGGTCTTCGGCGCCGGCGGGAGTGCCATTGTGGGCACAGGATCACCGCTGCTTTTTCCCGGCGCACCGCCTGCTCCCATCTCGCATGTGGCCAGCGGGGTGCCCATGATCATCCAGGCGCCGCCATACCGAGCACCATATGGGAACTATCCCCTCTACGCCCCATACAGCGGCCTGACGCACGGCTCGTACCTGCCGCCAGTGCTGCCGGTGGCCGCTTCCAGCATACCGCCTCCCGCCCAGCACCGCAGCTCGGATAGCCGGAACAGCCGGGAGTCGCCGGCCGCGTTGAAGGCGCCGGCGAACCCATCAAACATGGCGATGAGTGTCTCGATGACGCCCACCCTGCGCTCCATAACGCCACTCAACAATAGCTGTGCAATTTCCAGCGTCGCCTCGCAGCCCGTGGTGACGGTCGTCCCTTCGGTGGCGAACTCATCTCAACCGCTCTCGCTGAGCAATCCGCATATATCTCATTCCCATCACGTGCCTGTCTACGCCAGCGGTGCATTCTCCTCCGCGGCAGCCGTGACAACGGCCCCGAATCCTGGGCTCTCCACTCTGGCGGTCACCTCGCTCTCCAGCTCggctgccccgccatcgcacTTCCCGCAGTCCCAGCAGATGCTCTCGCAGAGCGGCAACTTCTCGTCCGTCTCGCACATGCTGGCAACGCACCCGATGCCATCGCAGGGCCAACCTTTGGTGCGCTGCGGGAATGCGCTGTATTCATCGGCATCTGCATCCGCATCGGGCGCTTCCTCCAACTTCAGTCCCTCGGTTCTGGCCGTTCAGAGTCTAACGACAGCGGTCACGACGAGCTCCTCATCGCCATCGACATCGTCAGCGTCATCATCTGTGATCCAGAAGGTTATTTCCCCCAAGGGGGAGAGTCCTTGCAGCAAAGATCGGGATCCCAGTTACAGGTGAGTGGCGAGGCAGCTAATCCTGCCGTGAAACGATCTGTAATTGATAATGTATTCCCCTTGCAGTACAAATATGCGGTCCCACGGTGCTTCAACAATACTGCCGCCTGTCGTCTCGCAGGGCATTGGCATGGGATCCTCGTTTTGCGGCATTGCGCCAAGTCAATATGGAGGTGCAGGTACCCCAGTGTTGTCCTCGAGCTCTTCAATGCCGCCGGGACTGGGCAATCTCTCCTCGTACTCCTCGAAGGCAGCGCTGTGGTTGAAGTAAGCAGCAAACACATGTCTTTTTCTGAGTCCAATCAACTAATTGTCCCCTTCTCACAGCTCTCCTGCCAACGCAGTGGTGACCACCAGTGCTCCCTCAACGCCCATCGTCTCGAGTGGCAGTGCCCGTCCCACTCCGCCGCTCTCCAGCTGCTCAAGCATGGGCATCGGCATGGTGCAGGCGGCCTCGACGGCGAGAAGTTCCTGCAACGCCATATCGCCTCTTTCCATTCCTACGACCGCTGGTATTCACGTGTCCGCCACAAATCCCCCTTTTCAGTCCTCGTCGTCCTACTTCCCAGCACCTCTAGCGCCGCCACCCTCGTCCCCATCGCCGGCCACCTCCTCGGCGGCCATCATCAGCTCCTCCGCCTCGCAGTTTCCGGCAGTGTCGCACTCGATGAGCAGTATTGTAACGACGGCGggagccaccaccaccaccgcttCATCGCTGTCACAGCCCACGGTGGCGGCGATATCGAATCCGGTCACAAATGCGCCGCATCCCTTTTCCGCGGAATCGCTTTTTCAGCCAAGTAAAAGTAGGTGTTACTCACATTTCTGTTCCAAGAGAGAGTACTTAATATGTGTCGTTACTTTTCCAGATGATCAAGCTGATTTGCTGAGGCGAGAGTTGGATAGCAGATTCCTGGACAGATCTGGCCTTGCTGTCACCCCCACGCCGCCTTCCTCAACGTATCTACGAACCGATCTCCAGCACCAACAGCACCCACATCTCCACCAGCATCCGCAGTTGCTTCCGCCAGTGTCGGCTTCCTCGACTCCCCTGACGGCCGTGCAACCGAGCTCTGGCCAAATATTTCCCCCGCCGCTATTCAAAGACATCTCAAAGATCTCCTCCGTCGATCCCCAGTTCTATCGCACTGGCATGGGATTGCCGACGGGAGGCTACTCGGGATACACCTCGGCAGGCCTTTTGCACAGTGGCCTAGGCGGGCCCACGCCGTTCATGCCTCCCAACCACCTGACTTCCTTTGCTCCCAAGGTAAGAATAACGAGTATTAACAAGCTGAGCTACTGGTTAGCTTAAGTGCAcatttctcaatgtcatgttAAATCTTCGAGAAGACTTCTTCGTTTTCTCTTAAAAAGAACGGATGTAGGCAAAAGCAGCTTTGGgctattaattttatttagttaattatttgtaaactatattattaaaacctaataattgtttattttcccTACAGAAAACTGGTCGCTGGAATGCCATGCACGTTCGCATCGCGTGGGAAATCTATTACCACCAGAACAAGCAGAGCACCGAGAAGACGGGCTTTCCGACGGCGTCGTCGAGTGCCTCCTCGATCAGCGCGCCCCTTCCGCCTGGCAACCTGATCAGCGGGGGCGGCGGCATGCCCAGTGGAGCCAACACGCCGGTGAACAATATGGCAGCCATCCCAGCGGTCGGCGGCGGTGTCCTGGTGTCCAATGGTCCTGCGTCGGTGCTCGGCATGAAGTCAACGCCCACGCTGGGCCTCAACACGCCGCCGCAGCACATTCTGCATCGAGCGAGTGAGATGCCGCCGTCGGCAGCGTTCGCCAGCTCCCTGCCAGGTCGGTTGGCCTTTGAGCCGTCTCCCCTGGCCGCGAGTTTCATCGGAGCACCACCTAGTCATATTGGTAAGTAGGGAAATAAGTATTCACCACGGCCTTTGGCTTAACCTCTTGCAATGGTATCCACAGGAACAGCTGTTCCCCCCTTCGGACGCTATGTGACGCCGTTCGGTTTCACAGGGCTTACGCATTTCGGTGGCCACCTGGACTCGTGGAGGTAAGCAGAGAGGTTGTTTGTTTTGGGAAAAATCGATAATTGAAGGCTGTGGCAAAgggattttttggaaaattcaATGGTTTCTCCTTTTTGTGTTCTTGAAAACCCATTTcggttaaaatttttgttttattataaaggataaatatttaattgtattataaagggtaattatttatttttattactataaaggatataattttttatttttatttgatcaaAATGAAAGAGAACGCCACTCCTTATGGTCGTGTTACCCAAAAATGTTGTTATTCATAAGTTCAAGGGGCAAGTTCATTTAGgtaaataacaatttaagaGTTTAGAAGATTGTACAAGTTTCATGGGTTATTGATTATAGAATTATTCATTTGTTacgcttaaaaaatattattaaaaatgcaaactattaaaaaatgtactacTTTTATAgtagaatatatttatttattaaagattatatatataatattatatacattttaaatatttaatgtttttctataatttttttaaataatggtatttaaatatagatatatattttaataacataTAGTATTGAAATCATATTCTCAACTTCATACAAATTTTACTAAGAATTCTACATTCAATTTTAAGGAAAGATAGTTTTgtctttttgattttttaagtttccCTTACTAAtaccttttaaatatttaattttcaggACAAATGCAATGCAGCGGAGTGTCGCATATCACCCCTCGTCGGCGGCGGCGTCTCCCAACTGGCCGGTGAAGACGGATCCCGGCCTGGACAACGCGCGGCGCGAGGCCGAGGAGCGGGAACGAGAGCTGCGGGACCGTGAGCAGCGGGAACGCGACCGCCAGCGACGCGAGCGGGAGGAGCGCGAGCgcaaggagaaggaggagaaGCTGAAGCGCGAGCAGCAGGAACGGGAGCGGGAACGAGAGCGCGATCGCAAGGAGCGCGAGCGCGAGCGGAGGGAGATAGAGCGGCGGGATATGGAGCGCGAGCGgatgctgcagcagcagcggatAAACGAGAGCAACAAGCAGGCGGCGGCGGTGCAGGCGGCAGCTGCTTCAGCGGCCCCAGTGCGCGATCGCTCTCCCCACCGGAACGTGGGCGAGCTGAACACGGAGATACGGATCAAGGAGGAGCATCCGCGCACCAAGGACGAGCAGGATGTGATGCTGCTGCGTGCCTCGGCCGCGGCAGTCGGCGTCGGCGATCCGCGCTACCATTCCTCCTCGCTGGCGGCGGCCCAAGCGAAtgcagctgcggcggcggcgcaCCATCATCATGCCAACTTCATGGCGGCCAGTCGGCATGGTCTGGCGCCACCGCCATCGCACCTGACGCGCACCATGATGCCGCCCACGCTGAGTGTCGGTGGACCCATCACGCACTTCGGGGCACCCGCTCCGCCGGGCTGGGGCATAGATCCCTACCGCGATCCCTATCCCATGCTGCGCTACAACCCCATCATGGAGGCTGCCCTGCGGCACGAGGCCGAGGAGCGGCAGAAGGCAATCAACATCTACGCAGCCCAGTCCGCGGCGCACCTGCGCAGCAAGGAGCCGAGTCCCATTCCGCCCTCGGTGGGGTCTCTGGGCCCGCCACCGCCGCACCATCGGATGCAGATAGTGTCTGGCGGCGTAGTGCAATCGTCGGGGGTTCCGCAGCCCGGGCCGCcgaaccagcagcagcagccccaaCATGCTGGTGTCCCCGCCATGGGCAAGGCGCCCGGGCCGCCGGCGCCAGGGAGCATTCCAGTCCAGCACATGATTAGCGTCGACTCGATGGGCCAGCCGTCGGTCACCGCCAAGAAGGAGGCGGACCACACGATGGGCATTGTCTCGAATGCAGGCGGCGTTGGCCTGAGCTCGATGCCCGGCGGTGTCATCGGAATATCTCCAGTGTCGTCGGTGGCGCCGAGTCGATGATAAGAGACTCGCCACCGTTACTAGCCAAAATTGTAGAAGCGAATAAGACAAAgaagttttccaaaaatttcgATCACCTCCACCAAAATGCCAGCATGTACGCCAGAGTCCCATCCTGATTACCTCCTCCCAGCATCATTCTGAGCCTGAGAGAACGCCAATAACCGAAGCGCAACGCTTTTGTAACTAAACTAACTATGGTTCTTGAACACACACAACACCCCACACcccacacaccacacaccacACTGCATTGGTTTGTGAGGTGAGGAGGAGAGACGAGAGAAGATGTTTGtggcaaacaaaaatcaaattaaaagagGTTAAGACTTCCTTATACTTCAGACCTAGCATTCAACCTAAGCACTGAGTCCCCCGAATTGGCAAAATACTTTCCTCGATCCTTAGTAGGGTCGCGCGCGATGAAACGTCACATATAAGTAATACGaactttacttatttttaataaatacaaattaccAGCATAAAAGTAAACTTAGGTTCGCAAGTTTAGTTTAAgtgtatttgtattatttgtataatattaaCGTAAGCCTAAGGACAGCCCCGAGACATGTTGAGCaagaataattataatttgatTGTACATACACTTATATACAAAGAACTCTCATAGTTATATGACATCAACATGCAGCCTGCGGAACCCAAACTATCATGCACAGATACATAACTCTATGTATATCAGTGACAGCTTCATTCCCTTTGTGCATTACGTGTTTAAGGACTAATTATCATATACgcaatttatgtaaaaattgataaaactaaaaatagaaTCATTACAAAGAAAAAGCCTGTTTTCACTGCTCTTGATTTTCGGGGGTTTTCATTAAGCACACTTATAAAAATGGGAATTAaaagtcaaaatatttatggtcCAGGGATCGGTACTTCCATATTGCGATATAAAACATTATCCAGGTGACAaatcaatattggccgaatgTTACGGAGATTATGACTAAGATGTTGATGGCTAGGTTATCATATATTCCAATTATGGACCTATATACATACCTTCTTCCTGATCTTTTATATGGGCAATCCCGTGACACAAATGAATAGAAAATATTCTGATTGGAGTACCACAAAGCACCTGAAAACAAAGGTATTCCACTGTTGGTCTCTCGCTCTTTTCCACGACTAAGAACAGGGTTTAGTACTATTAGCAACGTAGGAAGAGGTTGCCCATCGTAGGTAAGAAAATAGAGcgacaaaataatattttacccATGCGCGCCCTTAAAAATCAGTATTTCGAATGCAATACCTCGTTGAACTCGTAGtctaatttttaattcattggCATTAAATTCggaaaatgttgaatttttGCTCTAATATAAtatgtgaaaaataaaaaaaaaagaaacaaggaagttagcttcggcaagccgaagtttgtatacccttgcagctataagaaataatcaacgttagtaacagcATGTGACATTTTTACAGATAGTTGctagcttaaaaaaattatttcattattttttgtaagggggtgcatcaggattttttgggattcagattttggcgaaaaattcttcttttttag containing:
- the LOC108025747 gene encoding mucin-19 yields the protein MDTSNASAKSKTSASGGSSINGLGAQIKHISSQDIASSSASVQDEKSESSSSSSSSSSSSSSSSSPQATLHPAVGGQHQNPALSLHQHHNPSQSQSQHQQQLQQQHQHQHQNPSQSQSQSASKGATTALAVLHLPPPTATALVQASANIPDLGSMPRARPSFASNASSTNASASASTSTTSCSASSATDGGKPMAVAAIPPESISTSEPTCCPPGSAASSMASASACDFDSDTELSIVAAAAAVSAASAGIDSRSPSSPPPAPATGMMPSLGSSAGGGATPLAGNQSGFGAGSGALVGNTNGHSTTSSSSTHLSLNAKQQRQQKRRRERAQRLQAERDSRCNASSLGGTFIAGSSVGAGSAMSAANGGGAGAATGVGPGGGLVTPSGGASAAMAMGNGSAAGPGNNNGIIYHINSAGSMGEDSNNSNGNFTSSSNGSNNLLPPTDSIASLLLNPPHSPECNSGLMATPSDSEGESLDEDLLSTSSSSTLLLPRDKPPPRPPPPVRRKLPRSPVLEEEIIDGFAILEFKTYEDLEFAIKLGQKRKEKRLSALDELTCTYSIEEMKIPKVIDTGQSQPLRVTSLSTLTVNNNTLNLKDNPQPLHRAGNVMNSSNNVNNNNNNNSSNNNNNSLSSNGPGANSNSNSNSMANVVYLLPSVNMGGVLEAEAEPRDHWRSEYGQQQQQQQAQDQLQTDNSAVNSKSSNLSDENQMSNSNSNNTTSSSSHQISHGNQTPSKQPAEGGSSAAGKMPGGGSAVGSSTRFVENDNDSLMLDISLPSLGVGGAASSSSSHSHDHMDVGVIHAGCPGGDAKKSHSSPATSSSGSSAVDQLHVPKALPTHQLSNLMSSDLTAAAAAAAAVGASSNHLGVCKLGGTQSAQVVKKSNGLESMETVTTSAACRALDIPEAPSVPAQSFGPGSSIKKENEQSDLLNDASINCSSNSKGNNICDNVSNDKKNSEQIFDIDNPPTPMNVSNTSSCQDRPASRKLSDLPHLKKKSAACGDGGPNFSGVPFAPSMGPAPAGTPETPDGSKALNIKNTSESGSQGKASALHVGAAASAATAGEAGNRELGMLQKSTPEKTLYPGMCVPPSVSAVQFPNVGLPAGNEKSASTVASDIDQKIMFSAKTTVSNGLPSGVQRSMVPLLSAGAPSPAAATLASPFGAHITTPNAAGLSLLSSASSVILASSIKSNDSFSRSNSSSGSSSNTGSANGQGQLPSSVAVLPSTPEIAKSNSAPTSSPTNPIVNGFLSVYPPASNATSSAATTSTLPRVSPNASNKLVPPPVVSTSISINPNYVGIPPGATTSTSGMGKVVFGAGGSAIVGTGSPLLFPGAPPAPISHVASGVPMIIQAPPYRAPYGNYPLYAPYSGLTHGSYLPPVLPVAASSIPPPAQHRSSDSRNSRESPAALKAPANPSNMAMSVSMTPTLRSITPLNNSCAISSVASQPVVTVVPSVANSSQPLSLSNPHISHSHHVPVYASGAFSSAAAVTTAPNPGLSTLAVTSLSSSAAPPSHFPQSQQMLSQSGNFSSVSHMLATHPMPSQGQPLVRCGNALYSSASASASGASSNFSPSVLAVQSLTTAVTTSSSSPSTSSASSSVIQKVISPKGESPCSKDRDPSYSTNMRSHGASTILPPVVSQGIGMGSSFCGIAPSQYGGAGTPVLSSSSSMPPGLGNLSSYSSKAALWLNSPANAVVTTSAPSTPIVSSGSARPTPPLSSCSSMGIGMVQAASTARSSCNAISPLSIPTTAGIHVSATNPPFQSSSSYFPAPLAPPPSSPSPATSSAAIISSSASQFPAVSHSMSSIVTTAGATTTTASSLSQPTVAAISNPVTNAPHPFSAESLFQPSKNDQADLLRRELDSRFLDRSGLAVTPTPPSSTYLRTDLQHQQHPHLHQHPQLLPPVSASSTPLTAVQPSSGQIFPPPLFKDISKISSVDPQFYRTGMGLPTGGYSGYTSAGLLHSGLGGPTPFMPPNHLTSFAPKKTGRWNAMHVRIAWEIYYHQNKQSTEKTGFPTASSSASSISAPLPPGNLISGGGGMPSGANTPVNNMAAIPAVGGGVLVSNGPASVLGMKSTPTLGLNTPPQHILHRASEMPPSAAFASSLPGRLAFEPSPLAASFIGAPPSHIGTAVPPFGRYVTPFGFTGLTHFGGHLDSWRTNAMQRSVAYHPSSAAASPNWPVKTDPGLDNARREAEERERELRDREQRERDRQRREREERERKEKEEKLKREQQERERERERDRKERERERREIERRDMERERMLQQQRINESNKQAAAVQAAAASAAPVRDRSPHRNVGELNTEIRIKEEHPRTKDEQDVMLLRASAAAVGVGDPRYHSSSLAAAQANAAAAAAHHHHANFMAASRHGLAPPPSHLTRTMMPPTLSVGGPITHFGAPAPPGWGIDPYRDPYPMLRYNPIMEAALRHEAEERQKAINIYAAQSAAHLRSKEPSPIPPSVGSLGPPPPHHRMQIVSGGVVQSSGVPQPGPPNQQQQPQHAGVPAMGKAPGPPAPGSIPVQHMISVDSMGQPSVTAKKEADHTMGIVSNAGGVGLSSMPGGVIGISPVSSVAPSR